A region of the Salvia splendens isolate huo1 chromosome 11, SspV2, whole genome shotgun sequence genome:
AACATCCCCAGTTTCAAAAAGGCCTGGCATTATAAACTCCAACAACGACCACAGCTCCTGCaaatgaaaaatcatcaacttAAGAAAGGGACTCCAAAGCCAACGATATTCACTACAGTGCAAGTTAAGAGTAAATACCTAGTATGGGACTATCAAATAATTACCAATCATTCTAAGGGCATTTTCATCGTCCCATAAATGGCAAGAAACGACCCTAAATCTGGATAAAACATAGTGTTTGCCTTTCATTGAACAAATTATGCACAGCCCGAGGAATGAGTGCCGGCCCGCACTATTCACTCGAAATGAGCGTAATTCATTACTTGCGAAAATCGTTGGTTTTCAATTCTTTACGGGAGAATGGACCAAGAAATAAAAGCCAAATTTCTACTATACCCCTTCTTTTTCAGAATAGTGTTAATTTGGGAAAAAATGTAGGGCCTTTTAGACCATTGAAGATAAAATCATCACACATGTGGGTTTACAGTACAGTTTGCTGAGGTGGGAAAAAATCATTTCAGGAATGGCAAACAAGAATCAAAGTTTTAATTTCTACAATGAAGAGTATTGAATTCTATTCAGATTTCATTTCTTGAGTTTAGGATCCCGACAAAGCGAACATGCCCTAAGCAATTAAAACTGTAGCAGGAGGTTTCACAGGCATGATATACAATCAGTTACCTTCAGACATATCACAATTACAGACTTTGTTCATAGAAAAACTCCAGACTTTTTTCAATTCCTTGTGGTGAGGAGGGTATCTGAAGACAGGGGTACAGGAGTGAAAGGCAACTCAATTCAGAACCCTAACCCCACAATACATACAAGGTAGTTGTAGAAAGGTTTCCAAGTTGGAACTCGAACAGTTTCTTCAAGTTGTGTTAGTTATTATGAATCATCTTAATTAATTCAAGAATGGCTTTCAAAATTCTCCTGTGCATATTTTTGccataaaacaaataaatctgAATGAATAAAGTTGCTAAAACTGTGAACTATGCTAACAAGCTTATCAAAGCTTATTAGATAGGCAGGACCGTATACTTCAGAACAATCTGATAACGTGAATCAAGAAGGAAATCTATTCTAAAATGTTACTTCATGCTGTCAGCATATTTATCTGAAACAATTGAAAATAGAAAGTTCTCAGATTGTCAAGTCACTACTATTGAATATGTTGGCCTAAATTGTAACATCTTCAGAAGACTTCATGATAATATCAAGACATGGTTaaccaaaatatataataatttagCATCCAGAATAGGTTCAAAGGAACATACATGCAAATCATTCTGCAGTGGTGTGCCTGTAAGCATCAAACGCTGCCTTGAATTTCTTGCAACTGACATCAAATTTTTCCACCTGAAACTATTCTTATCCTTTAGTGCATGAGCTTCATCCATTAGAACACAACTCCACTTCCAATGTCTCAGAATTTTGCGGTCTTCTTTCTGCTGCAAACTGAAAAATGACTTTCAGATTTGCAAAGGGGACAGAAACTCAACTGGCAGTCAATTTTACAAagaaatagtaataaataaaccTCTAGAATACAAACCTGTGGCGTTCAAAAAGCGAATAGCACACAAGAAAAACATCAAATGGCGGTGGCCGTCCAGCCTTTCCGAGAGAATTTAATTCTCTTGAATAAGCTGACCGTGCAGAACCATGATACTGAAGCACAGTAAATGATGGACACCACTTCTTAAGCTCCCTTTCCCAATTTTCCAAGAGAGAAGCGGGACATACAATTAAATGGGGCCCCGGATCATCTTCCAGATACTTTAACAGAGTCAGATACGTTATGGCCTGAAATACAATATTTTCCTTTGAGATTACAGCGATTTGAGAATTTCGATAATGATTACAAAATGATTAGGCAGGAAAGAAATGTAACAAAATTACCTGAACAGTCTTTCCAAGACCCATCTCATCTGCCAAGATAGCTGCATGCCAGAATTTTGTTAGAATAGATGACAAGTCTGTTGGTACCAAAAGCAAAACTGAGCACTCCTAACTTTGCACTTATACTCGTAGTTAACATTAGCATCATCATAAGTCCAGAGAAGTAGTGTGCATCAGAAGCATCTAGGGAACAATGGTGAATTATAAATTTCGCTAAGTGTACAACTTGAGACAAAGGAGCAATCACATACCAAGCCATAGCTATTTAGACAATAAACAAATACAGTCTTCTTCCCCCAACAATACCAACTCACATATGTTATTTGTGGAATATATCATAGAAAATTGCTAAGAAGAAAATGTGGACAACTTTTGTTTGTCGCATGAATGTTTTTCATGAACTAGAGCATTATTAAACACTCATTTGTTCAGTAGTAAATAATTTACTTTGAAACAGAATTATACCTCCACCAATTTTCTTCCTATACAAAAGCATAAGAAAATTGACTCCAATTAGCTGGTACGGCTTTAGTGTAGGCTGGAAATCATCCCCAGCTCCGCATGCGTCATTCACGTCATCCTGCATTCAAAAATTCGAAATATCGCACACTCAATCAGAATTGCAGTAAAATTGTTCGAATAATAGAAACCAAAACAGAAATAACAGGAATGCTACAAAATTAATTGAACCTCAATACATAATATCGCAAAAACAGAGAATCGTCATCATCAGCAGTACCTGAGTGACAATcctagcagcagcagcagacCCCAATTCCACCTCCGAGTACTGATCACATGCGACCGCGCTTGTTCCGTACAATTCCTGCTTCAATTCAGCCGAAATCTCCCCACATTTTCGTAAAGCCTTCTTAACAACATCATcttcctgctcctcctcctccatccACACCTCCGGGTCGCTATAATCGCCGTCCTCGTCATCCGCGGCGGCGCCATCGTCGTCttcctcgtcgtcgtcgtcgatCACGAACCTGCTCCCCCGAGTGCTCGTGGAAGCTCTCTTAGTGACCTCGAGCTCAGCGTCGTCGTCCTCCAAATCCTCAAGGTCGTCGCCGTTCCCGGGGTCGGCGCCATCGGAGGAAGAGGTGTCGAGTAGGAGGATTTCATGGGAATTGGAAGTGGCTTTGGAGAAAGCGAAGGATTCGATGGGGGGAGGAGGGTTTGGAGAAGGGGGATTGGGCTTGAGGACGCGCGAGGGTTTGAAGGATTCGGAGTGGGGAGTCCATTCGTCGTCGGAGAGTTCgaccaattctctctctctcttcattttGCTTTCTCTGCTTTGTGGTGATTCCGGAAAGAGAGAGAAGACAGAAAACTGGGAAGTGGGAAAAGTGCCGCCGGAATTTATGTTTCTCTTTTGCCACATCAAGTTTGCCTATATTCTGTTTTTGGTacctattattttattttattttattttattttattttaaaacaaagTATCTTCAAATGCAGTATACTCCACTAAGGCAtcaataaccccgtccccattttcggccccaagtcccctccacgtcatcattcctctacagttgcggcccaggccacaactgctgtaaccctgcatgccgcaactcgggccgcaactaataaatgacactattcacaactccaacctattttacacgtaaaataaaaaacaccggAAATatataacacggaaaatttcatttataacacgagaatttcatttttaatacaaacacaataatttataacctaaaaaatataaaaaaattagaatattaaaaaaaattaaaataaaataaaaatttggggAGTAGGCAGCACCGcccctctccttcttcttcctccttcttcctctccccatccctcttcttcctcttccaaaatgtaaaaattcagAACAATAATTGCAAATCTGCAGCACGTCGCCgcccctcttcttcatcttcctccctcttcttcctctccccctccctcttcttcctcttcctccctcttcttctcttccaatttttggcaaaaattgcAGCCCTTCCGTCAAGGCCCGAAGCTGCaacgccgtcccaggccgggacgcgggacgctcaccaggccgggaacgcggccccgggaccggcctgggccgtgactcgcctccgtgtaacgcatgggacgggccgggactcgcgatttgcggcccggccctctgcgttacagatgctctaaTATACTCACTTCATATTAAATGTCTCGTTTTATCTTTTTTGTTTCATTCACTAATAAATGTCTTATTTCATTTCTAATTTTTGTGGCAAATAGATCAAACATTATACTAATTCAttccatttatattttattataaaattaatatataaaaatataactcattttccattttatccATGTTTATAGagttaaacaattaataaaattcgCATAGGTGAAATTGGAATATTTATTGGTGGACTATTAGTCCACGCTGTGAATTAAAGATTTTGTACCGATCAATTCATATGCCTAATAGATTCACGGTGTAGTCATTAATTTCAGTTTCATTTCAGCTatatttgataaataaaaatatctaaaaattaaaacaaaatggtaaaagaaattaaatttgaaatttgaaaaactaTATTAACTGAAACTGAAATTACAAAAAGAATAATACtgtataaaaatttaaatttcatatcttCAAATACAGTATATTAAACTATCCGCTAttaaacatttcatttttattctttttgaaaaaaatagacctcacattacactaactcatttcatgcacattttattataaaatcaatgtaTAAAAGCatgactcactttccactaattgtTTTTCCACTTCCTTTTATTACgtttaacaattatttaaaatcTGCACCTGtcaaaatcaaaacatttaTTAGCAGACGAAGAGAGTAGTTCACGAATTAAAGATTTCTATTGAACAATTCATATGCCTAATGGATCCACGGTGTAGTCATTTATTTTGGAATCATAACTAAGCacatctaaaaattaaaataaatggtaaaataatcaaattagaaatttgaaaaactatattaattgaaattgacactacacaaaaataatatagaaaattacaaaaatttaaataccaaaaaaaatttaaaaactaaaaattattatGTGCATAAATTTCTTTGATCCTATCTTGTTGGAGTTGGCTATAGAAGCCCAATCCTTGTTGATACCGATACAAAAGCGGCGTAAAAAATATGCTTTGCCCCAATATTAATTGTAGTAAAAAATACTACTTCTCATCACATATGTAGCTATGATTAAATTCACATTGCACAAATTTGGTTGGATAGAGTGATTTACCATGTCCGCTACACCTCAAAGTGGCGAACAACCGACATTCAATATTGAGTATGTCACATTTAACTTATCAAATGTAGTTTAATATTTGAAGTacaatttataaaatactactcctataaaGTTATTGGCAAATGAATAGAGATCTGAAGATGCGTGAACTTAAATTCgacaccaatttttttttggcATTAACTATCTTAGGCCAATTCACAATCATATACTTATGACATTGTATTGATTCATTtagagattaaaaaaatttgtaGCATACGAAAACTCTAAGATGAGTATGCATGAAAACAATGAAACAAGCCTTATTTAGTTCGTGTTCCAATAGGATGGATCGGTTAAGAACCCAATAATTCGGATTGCATAATGATGATTGTTGAGTTAGGATAGTTTGctcaaaaattattttattttcttttttggtaatTAACGCAAACAACCTTGATATCAAACCAAAACTATTGATTATAAGAAACACTTATTCTATCATGTAACAGCCAACTATAAATCTCAAATTGGGACTGTTTCCAACACATGCACCCCCTATGAAAGCTATAAGCGTAATGAGACATAAAGTCAGCAACAAGGTTCTCTTCTCTATACACGTGTTGTACCACCATTGGATCAAAATCCTTCAATAATTCATGCATCATGTACACAATTGCCCGACAACAATGGATACCTCGAGGCACCCCCATAATCATAAAAACTCCAACAAATCTATAACTTTCTACCTCCAAATTTATAAAGTCCAAAGTCTTAGCTAGCTATAACCCATAATACATACACCAAATTTCAGCAGTCAAAATAGAACAAACTCCAAGTTGGTAACAAACTCACCTTTCCAACTTCCTGTAGCATCGCGGAAAAGTCCTCCCCTAAAACCACTACTCAAGCTCCCTTTGAGAGAAGCATCTGTATTTAGGGTTCGTTTGGTTTGTTTGTTAGTGTTCCAATAAAGGCAACTTAGATAAGGTAAGCGTCGCCCTTTTCTTTGTGTCATACattgagtgtgtgtgtttgttcTGACTTTTTATATAAGGATGTTTTTATTATTGAGTGTTTGGAATTCCATATTACACCTTCATTTAGTATTTAATAGGACATTCATATCCTCACTTTACCAATTAATTACAATAATGTCAAATTGAAACCATAAATCACAAATAAATTTGTGCGCTCATTCTCTTCTCCCTTCTGGTGCCGCCTCACTGTCTTGTTGGGTATTCATTTGCATCTACATACACCACCGTATGTTGTTCGGGTAAGTCTCGTCGGCTTTAAAGTATTCTATCGCACTCTTGTTCCTGCATTTTTTCTGTACCTTGTCTCACATTTTACCAAATGGTTTCTTTTTAGCGACATGGCGGAGATTAGTGCTGACTTTGGTCCATCTGAGAACCAAGGTATGAGTGTCGAGTTATTAGTAAACGTGTGTTTATTCTTTTGCTAGATGCTTTGCCATTTTTGCCATTCTTAAATTTGGTGCCTTCAGTTTGCCATTTTTGGGGATTTGCtggtattaatttattataagtGGGAGGAAAAACTAGGTTGTGTGTATTATACCCTTTGCATTTGCTGGTTTGCCTTCAGTATTATACCCTACCGTTGTGTGTATTATACCCTTTGCATTTGCTGATTTCCTGGTATCAATCGTCAAAAACTTGTGTGTATTATAAGTGGGGATTTGCTGGTTTGCCTTCAGTATTATACCCTTTGCATTTGTTCAGTACTCATATGGAAAAACTTGGTTGTGTGTATGACTGGTCTATTGTGTTTGGCGATAAATGCCTGCATCGATGCCATAGTCCTTCGGTGTAAGGTGTGCATAGAATGTGGGTCTGATTTTTGGTTGTGGATATTTCTTTGCAGTGAATGCATTCCTTGGTCACTCTCGGAGACGCAAGACTTATAGAACTAGGCTTAGTTGGTCTGATCGAGAGGAGGATATACTTGTTGTCTCGCTGAAGGATCTCTCAACACATGGGTGGAAATCCGACAACGGTTTCCGGGCTGGATACCTTGGTAAGCTTGAGGAAGCTCTAAGAGGCATTGTCCCAACTCCGATATCAAAGCGAATCCCCACATTGTGTCCAAGATAACTGCCTGGAAAAAATCATACAACTCTGAAGTCACTAAGAAATGAGCGTGTGCAATTGATGTTTCTAAATGAGCGTGTAATGCACTATTGATATATCACAAACCCCTAGatccagaggattcgctagatcacaaggtctaggagaTCGTGGAACCTACAAAattcagtcgttggacacacacttttcccgcttcaaaacctcaacccactacactattggctagtatagggaagtaaatgatcgatcccacgaggacAGATGAGTTAGCATGAATTTGGAGGGTTTTGGGAGGGTTTGGCTGCTACCACGCAACAAGTGGGTCAagaattttaaactactggGTCACGAGAATTAAAAGCACTCGAGTACTAACTAACTACTAGACCTAAGAAACAATAAGAACACGAACGCATGCACGATTTGAGACTTGAAATTAACTGCAGAGGGTTTAtcaaactactgggtcaagtaaaaaaGTTTTCTAAAACGGTGAGACAACAAAGCAAGAAAAAGCAGTGGAACAGATTCCCGATTTAGCTACTGTGACATATAAAGCTGcaaaagcaaacaaacaacGGATCTGGATCTAACTACCAacgatcttcatcttcttcagtaaataaacatgaacatgaacaaaacagagcatcaCAAGCAGAGCAAACTCAGATCGAACATCAAACATTATGATTAAGCAGAAAACTATCAGATCTAAACTACTAGGTCAAGTAAATCAAAAGCAACAGACATAGCCATGCATATCCAAAAAGTACGTATCAGATTCATCACTTGAAACCACAATCTACTCTAGATCCAACcgatccaaactcaacaacatTCAGATCCATATCCATCCACTCCGATTCAAACAATTCCTCaacaaacaaactcagattcaaCCAACCTCAACTCCAATTAAACagtcaattgcgaaaagcatccaaaatcaGTAAAACCAATATCAAACATCAGAAACCAAAGtaaaacagaaaatagaaactGCCATAACCACAGAAATAAGGTTCAAACACAAAAGCAGTGGCCGAGCTCCCGGCAAGGAAGTTCACGGTGAGAATAAACGacagaaaataaaaacagaatTTATCTTCGCCctcgtgaggacggtgttacaccacagaGACTAACTATCGCCAAACTTGCCCAAAATCTCCCATTGGTGCCAAGAGCGTGTGAAGTGAGCTAAGACTAGAAAATGAAACTAAGGAGACTAAGAGTGAAAGATAAAAAGTGATAAAAGAGGCTCTCTTCTTCAAAAGGGGtcgtccctttatataggcacGGATCCCTAGGGCACTCCTTCTTCATAATTTGTCTTTTTTTCCCTTGATCCTTATACTTGCTCCTTGCTCCATTTTTTGTATTCTGCTAGAGTTTCTTTTCATTTCCTCGGTCTGGTAAATTGCTGGCGTTTTTCACTTCCTTTTCCTCTGCCCCTGGTAATTTGTATGCCCTTCCTGGGTTCGACAGATTTTACACGCACCTGAACTTACAAACACTTATTAGTTCACTGAATTTATAGAATTTAACCacataaccaatgcatgaaatgagccttatcaaactgctcacacttaaaccatacttgtcctcaagtatgaaagatagaataaaagaaataaggcaaatttcaatgcatggcTATCATTTGACCGACTctacagaaaaagaaaagacttaaactcctagacctagatgCAAAAAGACTTGGATAAAGAAAACAGACACAAACAGACATACAGAAAACAACAAgacaaagaaaaaaacaaaaatataaaaacacatCGACACGTAAATGCATAAACTGATATTATTCTCTagcagccgtccccacaagattaaggtcaatccaagcatctacagcctcagattccccCCCCCTCTTCTTCTATTTGGTCaggttgtcagttcgtcaagatagccttagTTCTTACCttctgttggattcactcgatcactcattcctcaccagggatgttaggatcattcACTCATCATTTTGCCATACCACTGATGCCTTCAGTTATATTGACACATAAAAAGCTCCTTAAGGTCTTTACTTAGGCTATAATGGGGCCAGGGGATTGTAGCATGTATAGGTGAGAATCCTAAGGGTCCTAAGTTCAAGAAGTATAAGTAAAAACACACTgcggacatgtgaacttagggacaaaatTTGGAAACAACCTCCCTATATACAATTCTAACTTCCCAAAATTTGGAGATGTTCCTTGGCCAATTAGGCCTTATTCCTCTATCCCTTTCATCTACCGGGTCAGGTTATAAAATTTTTCATCCCCTGAAATTTtcctaaattttttttcttgggCCAGGCTACAACTTTCCTgcccatttttcttttctttctaactttttcttgggtcaggttacaGAATTTCCTGCCCATTTTCTTTTCCCTAAAAACTTTTTCTTGGGTCAGGTTGCAGATTTTTCCTGTCCATTTTCTAACTAATTTTTACTTTATATTTCCCTTGTTTCACAACCTATTTCCTACCCCAAATGGTGAGTTACCCCCACTCTGCCCCTTTGTTCACATGATATGAAGACTAAGGTGCCAAGGAAAGAACAATTCTGTATAAGCACACTTTGGTCAACTAGGGTgtgcccttacaatgaggcAGGTCCAGTAATTCGAAAGAATTAAGCTCAACTGGTTTCTCCTatttgcctttagtccttactcccctatgtcatttccctctaagcatcaatggcagcctctctgttttttttattaagtggaAAGTGTTCTACCCTTATGCTTTTAACTCACCTTTAagagggcttcacagttggtttaaattaaggcttttctatcgttcttacttcatacAAACTGACTTCTATTTATTAAGGAAAATGGTTTCACAAATCGACAtgtattctctcttcaatcactctccctaaggggctctTGCTTTTTCTTTTACCAGTTATGCATAAACACAGATCCTAACCCTCTACTGACTCCTAGACCTGGCAAAATATTTACATGCTcgacactaactgcactaactgctctccccctcccacttcactcatgATTGTCCCCAAGCAGTCATAATGAAGTGGAAACAGGGCAATTG
Encoded here:
- the LOC121756286 gene encoding protein CHROMATIN REMODELING 19 isoform X1; translation: MKRERELVELSDDEWTPHSESFKPSRVLKPNPPSPNPPPPIESFAFSKATSNSHEILLLDTSSSDGADPGNGDDLEDLEDDDAELEVTKRASTSTRGSRFVIDDDDEEDDDGAAADDEDGDYSDPEVWMEEEEQEDDVVKKALRKCGEISAELKQELYGTSAVACDQYSEVELGSAAAARIVTQDDVNDACGAGDDFQPTLKPYQLIGVNFLMLLYRKKIGGAILADEMGLGKTVQAITYLTLLKYLEDDPGPHLIVCPASLLENWERELKKWCPSFTVLQYHGSARSAYSRELNSLGKAGRPPPFDVFLVCYSLFERHSLQQKEDRKILRHWKWSCVLMDEAHALKDKNSFRWKNLMSVARNSRQRLMLTGTPLQNDLHELWSLLEFIMPGLFETGDVDLKKLLNAEDRDLICRMKSILGPFILRRLKSDVMQQLVPKTQKIEYVCMGKEQEDAYKEAIENYRAISQARFLKSSETSLSNVAKILPRRQISNYFLEFRKIANHPLLVRRAYTDDDVLRIAKMMHPKGVFGFECTLERVVEELKSYNDFSIHRLLLFYGDTDLKGTLSDEHAMVSAKCRALGELLPKLNRAGSRVLIFSQWTSMLDILEWTLDVIGVTYRRLDGSTQVKERQTIVDTFNKDTSIFACLLSTRAGGQGLNLIGADTVIIHDMDFNPQIDRQAEDRCHRIGQTKPVTIYRLVTKGTVDENVYEIAKRKLTLDAAVLESGVVEDEGEMPDKTMAEILSSLLLH
- the LOC121756286 gene encoding protein CHROMATIN REMODELING 19 isoform X2, producing MKRERELVELSDDEWTPHSESFKPSRVLKPNPPSPNPPPPIESFAFSKATSNSHEILLLDTSSSDGADPGNGDDLEDLEDDDAELEVTKRASTSTRGSRFVIDDDDEEDDDGAAADDEDGDYSDPEVWMEEEEQEDDVVKKALRKCGEISAELKQELYGTSAVACDQYSEVELGSAAAARIVTQDDVNDACGAGDDFQPTLKPYQLIGVNFLMLLYRKKIGGAILADEMGLGKTVQAITYLTLLKYLEDDPGPHLIVCPASLLENWERELKKWCPSFTVLQYHGSARSAYSRELNSLGKAGRPPPFDVFLVCYSLFERHSLQQKEDRKILRHWKWSCVLMDEAHALKDKNSFRWKNLMSVARNSRQRLMLTGTPLQNDLHELWSLLEFIMPGLFETGDVDLKKLLNAEDRDLICRMKSILGPFILRRLKSDVMQQLVPKTQKIEYVCMGKEQEDAYKEAIENYRAISQARFLKSSETSLSNVAKILPRRQISNYFLEFRKIANHPLLVRRAYTDDDVLRIAKMMHPKGVFGFECTLERVVEELKSYNDFSIHRLLLFYGDTDLKGTLSDEHAMVSAKCRALGELLPKLNRAGSRVLIFSQWTSMLDILEWTLDVIGVTYRRLDGR